Proteins encoded in a region of the Quercus lobata isolate SW786 chromosome 8, ValleyOak3.0 Primary Assembly, whole genome shotgun sequence genome:
- the LOC115955448 gene encoding ultraviolet-B receptor UVR8-like isoform X1 has protein sequence MNGEGIGGGEEEAERMEVIREKLVYMWGYLPGASPQRSPLISPVAVRVPAETLGGDSWKDVCGGGCGFAMAISDSGKLITWGSTDDLGQSYVTSGKHGEIPEPFPLPMEVSVVRGAAGWAHCVAVTESGEVYTWGWKECVPSGKVFGDPSLGGSSEKDVFERQSSFLTEQVSPRSQGSRSSGGTVSGTDAKGGGEESTKRRRISSAKQVAESSSSGDETLSALPCLVTLNPGVRIATVAAGGRHTLALSDIGQVWGWGYGGEGQLGLGSRIRMVSSPHPVPCIESPYVKDRSTALSRGSMGSEGQGFRAPGSYVKGIACGGRHSAVITDAGALLTFGWGMYGQCGQGSTDDELSPTCVSSLLGIRIEGVAAGLWHTVCISADGDVYAFGGNQFGQLGTGADQAETIPRLLEAPSLENLHAKIVSCGARHSALITEDAKVFCWGWNKYGQLGLGDVIDRNIPSQVIIDGGVPRNVACGWWHTLLLAESPT, from the exons ATGAATGGAGAGGGAAtcggaggaggagaagaagaggcgGAGAGAATGGAAGTGATTAGGGAGAAATTGGTGTACATGTGGGGGTATTTGCCCGGAGCTTCGCCGCAGAGGTCGCCGTTGATATCGCCGGTGGCTGTTAGGGTTCCGGCCGAGACCCTTGGGGGGGACTCCTGGAAAGATGTTTGCGGTGGCGGTTGTGGTTTTGCCATGGCCATTTCTG ATTCCGGAAAGCTCATTACATGGGGTTCAACAGATGATCTTGGGCAAAGCTATGTGACATCTGGGAAGCATGGG GAAATTCCAGAGCCATTCCCTCTCCCAATGGAAGTTTCGGTAGTGAGAGGTGCGGCGGGTTGGGCACATTGTGTTGCAGTTACAg AGAGCGGAGAAGTATACACATGGGGATGGAAGGAGTGTGTTCCCTCCGGGAAGGTCTTTGGCGACCCATCGTTGGGTGGGAGCTCTGAAAAGGATGTATTTGAAAGGCAGAGTTCATTTTTGACAGAGCAAG TGAGCCCTCGCTCTCAAGGCTCTCGATCAAGTGGCGGAACTGTATCTGGCACTGATGCTAAAGGAGGTGGAGAAGAAAGTACAAAACGAAGAAGAATATCATCAGCAAAGCAAGTAGCCGAAAGTTCATCTTCTGGTGATGAAACTCTCTCAGCTTTGCCATGCCTTGTAACACTAAACCCTGGAGTAAGAATAGCTACTGTTGCTGCTGGGGGGCGTCATACTTTAGCATTGTCAG ATATTGGACAGGTGTGGGGTTGGGGTTATGGAGGTGAAGGGCAGCTTGGTTTGGGCTCCCGGATACGTATGGTTTCCTCTCCTCATCCTGTACCTTGCATAGAGTCTCCTTATGTAAAAGATAGATCCACAGCACTCTCTAGAGGAAGCATGGGTTCTGAGGGACAGGGTTTTAGAGCTCCTGGAAGTTATGTAAAGGGGATTGCTTGTGGAGGGCGACACAGTGCTGTAATTACAG ATGCTGGAGCCCTGCTTACTTTTGGTTGGGGAATGTATGGACAG TGTGGGCAAGGAAGTACAGATGACGAGTTAAGCCCAACTTGTGTTTCTTCCTTACTTGGTATCCGGATAGAGGGTGTTGCTGCAGGACTGTGGCACACGGTCTGTATATCTGCTGATGGTGATGTGTATGCATTTGGTGGAAATCAGTTTGGGCAGTTGGGAACTGGTGCCGATCAAGCTGAG ACTATTCCAAGGCTATTGGAAGCTCCAAGCTTGGAAAATCTGCATGCAAAAATTGTATCTTGTGGGGCTCGTCACAGCGCCTTAATTACAG AGGATGCAAAAGTATTCTGCTGGGGTTGGAACAAATATGGCCAG CTTGGGTTGGGCGATGTAATTGACCGCAACATTCCTTCTCAAGTCATTATTGATGGTGGTGTACCTAGAAATGTTGCTTGTGGCTGGTGGCACACCCTTCTTCTTGCTGAATCACCCACTTGA
- the LOC115955448 gene encoding ultraviolet-B receptor UVR8-like isoform X2 — MNGEGIGGGEEEAERMEVIREKLVYMWGYLPGASPQRSPLISPVAVRVPAETLGGDSWKDVCGGGCGFAMAISDSGKLITWGSTDDLGQSYVTSGKHGEIPEPFPLPMEVSVVRGAAGWAHCVAVTESGEVYTWGWKECVPSGKVFGDPSLGGSSEKDVFERQSSFLTEQVSPRSQGSRSSGGTVSGTDAKGGGEESTKRRRISSAKQVAESSSSGDETLSALPCLVTLNPGVRIATVAAGGRHTLALSDIGQVWGWGYGGEGQLGLGSRIRMVSSPHPVPCIESPYVKDRSTALSRGSMGSEGQGFRAPGSYVKGIACGGRHSAVITDAGALLTFGWGMYGQCGQGSTDDELSPTCVSSLLGIRIEGVAAGLWHTVCISADGDVYAFGGNQFGQLGTGADQAEEHRIST, encoded by the exons ATGAATGGAGAGGGAAtcggaggaggagaagaagaggcgGAGAGAATGGAAGTGATTAGGGAGAAATTGGTGTACATGTGGGGGTATTTGCCCGGAGCTTCGCCGCAGAGGTCGCCGTTGATATCGCCGGTGGCTGTTAGGGTTCCGGCCGAGACCCTTGGGGGGGACTCCTGGAAAGATGTTTGCGGTGGCGGTTGTGGTTTTGCCATGGCCATTTCTG ATTCCGGAAAGCTCATTACATGGGGTTCAACAGATGATCTTGGGCAAAGCTATGTGACATCTGGGAAGCATGGG GAAATTCCAGAGCCATTCCCTCTCCCAATGGAAGTTTCGGTAGTGAGAGGTGCGGCGGGTTGGGCACATTGTGTTGCAGTTACAg AGAGCGGAGAAGTATACACATGGGGATGGAAGGAGTGTGTTCCCTCCGGGAAGGTCTTTGGCGACCCATCGTTGGGTGGGAGCTCTGAAAAGGATGTATTTGAAAGGCAGAGTTCATTTTTGACAGAGCAAG TGAGCCCTCGCTCTCAAGGCTCTCGATCAAGTGGCGGAACTGTATCTGGCACTGATGCTAAAGGAGGTGGAGAAGAAAGTACAAAACGAAGAAGAATATCATCAGCAAAGCAAGTAGCCGAAAGTTCATCTTCTGGTGATGAAACTCTCTCAGCTTTGCCATGCCTTGTAACACTAAACCCTGGAGTAAGAATAGCTACTGTTGCTGCTGGGGGGCGTCATACTTTAGCATTGTCAG ATATTGGACAGGTGTGGGGTTGGGGTTATGGAGGTGAAGGGCAGCTTGGTTTGGGCTCCCGGATACGTATGGTTTCCTCTCCTCATCCTGTACCTTGCATAGAGTCTCCTTATGTAAAAGATAGATCCACAGCACTCTCTAGAGGAAGCATGGGTTCTGAGGGACAGGGTTTTAGAGCTCCTGGAAGTTATGTAAAGGGGATTGCTTGTGGAGGGCGACACAGTGCTGTAATTACAG ATGCTGGAGCCCTGCTTACTTTTGGTTGGGGAATGTATGGACAG TGTGGGCAAGGAAGTACAGATGACGAGTTAAGCCCAACTTGTGTTTCTTCCTTACTTGGTATCCGGATAGAGGGTGTTGCTGCAGGACTGTGGCACACGGTCTGTATATCTGCTGATGGTGATGTGTATGCATTTGGTGGAAATCAGTTTGGGCAGTTGGGAACTGGTGCCGATCAAGCTGAG GAGCACAGGATCTCTACCTAA
- the LOC115954420 gene encoding wall-associated receptor kinase-like 20: METKRQLFIFTAAALLIYAGCASSAKQCSDCGNTTVPYPLSTSPTCGDQSYKIRCDAAAGGGTLVFDTLNNTYPIASINPSAQRFVIKPATLVSNATCVTSDLVHQGLQLNSSLPFNVTSSNTILYLNCTADLLRSPLNCSSSSLCHVYANYTGGVCANAPLCCTFRAGGSSTSYMIRVRESGCSAYTSFVNLDTSLGVDRWGQPGLEIQWVSPREPVCGSQVDCNDGGNSTCGLDPAESGVRRCFCNSPLVWDPIQGVCVKYCQDAQGCGKADRTALIAGLTSGLGATLFLAIIAILLYKRHRRIIEAQERLAKEREDILNASGGGRAAKLFTGKEIKKATHDFSKDRLLGAGGYGDVYKGFLQDGTVVAVKCAKLGNTKGTDQVLNEVRILCQVNHRSLVHLLGCCVELEQPILVYEYIENGALLEHLQGLKHGGRGQLTWSHRLRIAHDAAEGLAYLHSSAVPPIYHRDVKSSNILLDEKLNAKVSDFGLSRLAHTDMSHISTCAQGTLGYLDPEYYRNYQLTDKSDVYSFGVVLLELLTSQKVIDFNRAEDDVNLAVYVQRMVEEERIMDVIDPLLKEAATTLEMETMKALGFLAVGCLEERRQNRPSMKEVTEEIEYIISIAKAKAVEN, translated from the exons atggaGACGAAACGTCAGCTTTTCATCTTCACTGCGGCGGCGCTGCTAATCTACGCCGGGTGCGCATCCTCCGCCAAACAATGCTCCGACTGCGGCAACACCACAGTCCCATACCCACTCAGCACGAGCCCCACCTGCGGCGACCAGTCCTACAAAATCCGCTGCGACGCGGCGGCTGGCGGCGGCACGCTGGTGTTCGACACACTCAACAACACGTACCCAATCGCATCTATCAACCCCTCCGCCCAGCGCTTCGTGATCAAGCCGGCCACCCTGGTCTCCAACGCCACCTGCGTCACCTCCGATCTCGTCCACCAGGGTCTCCAGCTCAACAGCTCGCTCCCATTCAACGTCACCAGCAGCAACACCATCTTGTACCTTAACTGCACCGCCGACTTGCTCCGCTCGCCTCTGAATTGCTCGTCCTCGAGTCTCTGCCACGTGTATGCTAATTACACCGGGGGAGTCTGTGCCAACGCTCCGCTGTGTTGTACCTTCAGAGCAGGTGGGTCGTCCACTTCGTACATGATTCGGGTTAGGGAGTCCGGGTGCAGTGCTTACACGAGCTTTGTGAACTTGGACACGAGTTTGGGAGTGGACCGGTGGGGTCAACCCGGTTTGGAGATTCAGTGGGTGTCGCCGAGAGAACCGGTTTGTGGGTCCCAGGTGGATTGTAATGATGGTGGGAACTCAACTTGTGGGCTTGACCCAGCTGAGAGTGGGGTCAGGAGGTGCTTCTGTAACTCTCCACTTGTCTGGGACCCAATACAAGGGGTCTGTGTAAAAT ATTGTCAAGATGCTCAGGGCTGTGGCAAAGCAGACAGGACAGCACTTATAGCAG GCTTAACTTCTGGCCTTGGTGCAACGCTATTTCTAGCCATCATCGCCATCCTACTCTATAAACGCCATAGGCGCATCATAGAAGCACAAGAACGCCTGGCCAAAGAGCGCGAAGATATCCTAAATGCTAGTGGTGGAGGCAGAGCTGCAAAATTATTCACTGGCAAAGAAATTAAGAAAGCAACACATGATTTTTCCAAGGACCGCCTCCTAGGTGCTGGTGGGTATGGTGACGTCTACAAAGGCTTTCTACAAGATGGCACTGTTGTAGCAGTTAAGTGTGCTAAGCTTGGAAACACCAAAGGCACTGATCAGGTCCTCAATGAGGTCCGAATTCTATGCCAAGTTAATCACCGGAGCCTTGTGCACCTTCTAGGTTGTTGTGTTGAGTTAGAGCAGCCTATTTTGGTCTATGAGTACATTGAGAATGGAGCGCTTTTAGAACATCTGCAGGGTCTAAAACATGGCGGGCGAGGCCAACTTACTTGGAGCCATCGTCTCCGCATTGCTCATGATGCTGCTGAAGGTCTCGCTTATCTCCATTCATCTGCTGTTCCTCCAATATATCATCGCGATGTCAAGTCTAGTAACATTTTACTCGATGAGAAATTGAATGCTAAGGTTTCTGATTTTGGGTTATCTAGGTTGGCTCATACTGATATGAGTCACATCTCAACGTGTGCTCAAGGAACTCTGGGATACCTTGATCCTGAATATTATAGAAACTACCAGTTGACCGATAAGagtgatgtttatagttttggagTTGTGTTGTTGGAGCTATTGACGTCTCAGAAGGTGATTGATTTTAATAGGGCAGAAGATGATGTGAACTTGGCAGTTTATGTGCAGAGAATGGTGGAGGAAGAAAGGATAATGGATGTCATTGATCCGTTGCTAAAAGAGGCAGCAACCACTTTGGAGATGGAGACCATGAAGGCTTTGGGTTTTCTGGCAGTGGGTTGCTTGGAAGAACGTAGACAGAACCGGCCTTCCATGAAAGAGGTTACTGAGGAGATTGAATACATCATAAGCATTGCCAAGGCAAAGGCTGTAGAGAATTAG
- the LOC115957184 gene encoding uncharacterized protein LOC115957184: MPLRSQPQSQRWTPPEPGMYKANYDGAYFAKEEAAGIGVIVRNELGQVMASLAEKIVMPQTVEILEALAARRAMIFMEELGLGRVIFEGDSENVVKALTGGCPDRSSIGHIVKDCMSFMGWFQSCSFSHVRRQGNGVAHALARRARNSSPLSVWMESVPPDISYLVYVDVTT, encoded by the coding sequence ATGCCATTGAGATCACAACCACAGTCACAACGTTGGACACCACCAGAACCTGGGATGTACAAAGCAAACTACGACGGGGCTTATTTTGCAAAGGAAGAAGCAGCAGGAATCGGCGTCATTGTGCGGAATGAACTGGGACAGGTGATGGCGTCCCTAGCAGAGAAGATTGTCATGCCTCAAACGGTGGAGATTCTTGAGGCGTTGGCAGCTAGAAGGGCTATGATCTTCATGGAGGAATTGGGATTGGGAAGGGTTATTTTTGAAGGTGATTCAGAGAATGTTGTAAAGGCCCTAACAGGGGGCTGCCCAGACAGGTCCAGTATTGGGCACATTGTTAAAGACTGCATGTCGTTTATGGGTTGGTTTCAATCCTGTTCTTTCTCTCACGTGAGGCGGCAGGGCAACGGAGTTGCTCATGCTTTAGCTAGGAGAGCAAGAAATTCTTCACCTTTGTCCGTTTGGATGGAATCGGTTCCGCCAGACATTTCTTATTTGGTGTATGTTGATGTAACGACTTAA